A DNA window from Actinomadura coerulea contains the following coding sequences:
- a CDS encoding PLP-dependent aminotransferase family protein: MKDDSSVAALAGRLRAEVQRMSPGERLPSSRALVERHRVSPVTVSRALGLLAAEGLVVTRPGSGAFAAPRAEAAARPADFGWQALTLGDRSVDPSGVSWLLTPAPDGVVALSGGYLHPALQPVRALATAAARAARRPDAWEMPRLGGAPELRAWFARTVGGAVSPADVLITSGGQQSLTTVLRALLPPGSPVLVESPTYLGVLAVARASGLHPVPVPVDAGGVRPDLLAEAFAISGARVFYTQPAFHNPTGTVLDAGRRERVLEAARAAGAFVVEDDYARYLGVDAPPPPLIAQDADGRVVHVASLTKATAPSLRVAAVVARGPVAERIRATQLVEEFFPARPLQETLLELVSSPGWPRHLRTVRAALRSRRDALLTALARDLPELRVDRPAGGLHLWARLPDGVDDTALAEAALRAGVLVSAGRPFFPAEAPAPHLRISYGTAASEAELAEGVRRLASVLRS; encoded by the coding sequence ATGAAAGACGATAGCAGTGTGGCGGCTCTGGCCGGGAGGCTGCGCGCGGAGGTCCAGCGGATGAGCCCCGGCGAGCGCCTCCCGTCGAGCCGCGCGCTGGTCGAGCGCCACCGGGTCAGCCCGGTCACGGTGTCGCGGGCGCTCGGCCTGCTGGCCGCCGAGGGGCTGGTGGTGACGCGGCCGGGCAGCGGGGCGTTCGCCGCGCCGCGGGCCGAGGCCGCCGCGCGACCGGCCGACTTCGGCTGGCAGGCGCTGACGCTCGGCGACCGGTCCGTCGACCCGTCCGGGGTGTCGTGGCTGCTCACCCCGGCGCCGGACGGCGTGGTCGCGCTCAGCGGCGGCTACCTGCACCCGGCGCTCCAGCCGGTGCGGGCGCTCGCGACGGCGGCCGCCCGGGCGGCCCGGCGCCCGGACGCGTGGGAGATGCCCCGGCTCGGCGGCGCCCCGGAGCTGCGCGCCTGGTTCGCCCGCACCGTCGGCGGCGCCGTCTCCCCCGCCGACGTGCTGATCACGAGCGGGGGCCAGCAGTCGCTGACGACCGTGCTGCGCGCGCTGCTCCCGCCGGGCTCCCCGGTGCTGGTCGAGTCGCCGACGTACCTGGGCGTCCTGGCGGTGGCGCGGGCGAGCGGGCTGCACCCGGTGCCCGTCCCGGTGGACGCGGGCGGCGTCCGCCCCGACCTGCTGGCCGAGGCGTTCGCGATCAGCGGGGCGCGCGTGTTCTACACCCAGCCCGCCTTCCACAACCCGACCGGCACGGTGCTGGACGCCGGGCGGCGCGAGCGGGTGCTGGAGGCGGCGCGCGCGGCGGGCGCGTTCGTGGTGGAGGACGACTACGCGCGGTACCTCGGCGTCGACGCTCCCCCGCCGCCGCTGATCGCGCAGGACGCCGACGGCCGCGTCGTGCACGTGGCGTCCCTCACCAAGGCGACCGCGCCCAGCCTTCGGGTGGCCGCGGTGGTCGCCCGGGGGCCGGTCGCCGAGCGGATCCGCGCGACCCAGCTCGTCGAGGAGTTCTTCCCCGCGAGGCCCCTGCAGGAGACGCTGCTGGAACTGGTCAGCTCGCCGGGGTGGCCGCGCCACCTGCGGACCGTCCGGGCCGCCCTTCGCTCCCGGCGGGACGCGCTCCTCACCGCGCTCGCCCGCGACCTGCCGGAGCTGCGGGTGGACCGCCCGGCGGGCGGCCTGCACCTGTGGGCCCGGCTGCCGGACGGCGTGGACGACACCGCGCTGGCCGAGGCCGCGCTGCGGGCGGGCGTCCTGGTCAGCGCGGGGCGTCCGTTCTTCCCCGCCGAGGCGCCCGCCCCCCACCTGC